Proteins co-encoded in one Taeniopygia guttata chromosome 4, bTaeGut7.mat, whole genome shotgun sequence genomic window:
- the RRH gene encoding visual pigment-like receptor peropsin: MHWNDSSNSSESDDEAHSAFTQTEHNIVAAYLITAGVISIFSNIVVLGIFVKYKELRTATNAIIINLAFTDIGVSGIGYPMSAASDLHGSWKFGYTGCQIYAALNIFFGMASIGLLTVVAVDRYLTICRPDIGRRMTTRSYATLILAAWINAIFWSSMPTAGWASYAPDPTGATCTVNWRKNDASFISYTMSVIAVNFVVPLTVMFYCYYNVSRTMKKYASSNCLESINIDWSDQVDVTKMSVVMIIMFLVAWSPYSIVCLWSSFGDPKKISPAMAIIAPLFAKSSTFYNPCIYVIANKKFRRAILAMVRCQTRQEITINNALPMSVSQSALTSQNSSHLPA, translated from the exons ATGCATTGGAATGACTCATCCAATTCCTCAGAAAGTGACGATGAAGCTCATTCAGCCTTCACACAGACTGAGCACAACATAGTTGCAGCTTACTTGATAACAGCAG gaGTGATAAGCATTTTCAGTAACATTGTTGTGTTAGGCATCTTTGTTAAGTACAAAGAGCTTCGGACAGCAACCAACGCAATTATTATCAACTTGGCTTTTACTGATATTGGTGTTAGTGGCATTGGTTACCCCATGTCTGCTGCCTCAGACCTGCATGGAAGCTGGAAATTTGGATATACGGGATGCCAG ATCTATGCTgccttaaatatattttttgggATGGCGAGTATTGGTTTGCTGACTGTTGTTGCTGTTGATCGTTACCTGACCATCTGCAGGCCTGATATAG GAAGAAGAATGACCACCCGTAGCTATGCCACTCTCATCCTTGCTGCCTGGATAAATGCAATCTTCTGGTCTTCCATGCCCACTGCAGGCTGGGCCAGCTACGCTCCGGATCCCACTGGAGCAACGTGCACAGTAAATTGGAGGAAAAATGATGC GTCCTTTATTTCCTACACAATGAGTGTAATTGCTGTTAATTTTGTTGTGCCCTTAACAGTCATGTTTTACTGTTATTACAATGTTTCCCGGACAATGAAAAAATATGCCAGCAGTAACTGCCTGGAGAGCATTAACATAGATTGGTCTGACCAAGTAGATGTGACAAAG ATGTCTGTTGTGATGATTATAATGTTCTTGGTGGCGTGGTCTCCATATTCTATTGTGTGTTTGTGGTCTTCCTTTGGAGACCCAAAGAAAATTTCTCCTGCAATGGCCATCATAGCTCCTCTCTTCGCAAAATCTTCCACATTCTATAATCCCTGCATTTATGTCATTGCAAACAAAAA GTTTCGGAGGGCGATCCTGGCTATGGTGCGATGCCAGACAAGACAAGAGATAACCATAAACAACGCTTTGCCCATGAGTGTATCTCAAAGTGCATTGACATCGCAGAACTCCAGTCATTTGCCTGCATAA
- the GAR1 gene encoding H/ACA ribonucleoprotein complex subunit 1, with amino-acid sequence MSFRGRGGGGGRGGGFSRGGGGGDRGGFNRGGRGGFGRGGGRGGFNRGGYDQGPPERVVLLGEFMHPCEDDIVCKCKTEENKVPYFNAPVYLDNKEQIGKVDEIFGQLRDFYFSVKLSENMKASSFKKMQKFYIDPAKLLPLQRFLPRPPGEKGAPRGGGRGGRGGGRGGGRGGGRGGFGGGRGGGRGGGFRGGRGGGGGGFRGGRGGGGGFRGRGH; translated from the exons ATGTCTTTTCGTGgaagaggaggtggaggaggaagaggaggtggcTTCAGCCGTGGAGGAGGTGGCGGTGACAGAGGTGGCTTCAACCGTGGTGGGCGAGGTGGCTTTGGACGGGGAGGTGGAAGAGGAGGCTTCAACAGAGGAGGATATGACCAGGGCCCTCCAGAAAGGGTAGTTT tgttgGGAGAGTTCATGCATCCCTGTGAAGATGACATAGTTTGTAAAtgtaaaacagaagaaaacaaggtGCCTTATTTCAATGCCCCAGTGTACCTGGATAATAAGGAGCAGATTGGCAAAGTGGATGAAATATTTGGACAGCTGAGAGACTTt TATTTTTCAGTGAAACTGTCTGAGAACATGAAAGcctcttcatttaaaaaaatgcaaaag TTTTACATTGATCCAGCAAAGCTGCTACCTCTTCAGAGATTTTTGCCAAGGCCCCCTGGAGAAAAAGGTGCTCCCAGAGGAGGTGGTAGAGGAGGACGTGGTGGTGGACGTGGGGGAGGAAGAGGTGGTGGTAGAG gAGGATTCGGAGGAGGCagaggtggaggaagaggaggaggctTCAGAGGAGGtagaggtggaggaggaggaggattcagaggaggaagaggtggTGGAGGAGGCTTTCGGG GAAGAGGACATTAA